The DNA sequence gaaatattcacGGTAGGTAGGTATAAACCATTTAATAAACAAGCTAGCTATTGCTGGCGACTTCGTTTGtgtaatctataaaaaaataagcgtATCAAAAGCCAGACTGGCAGACAGACGGAcaacatttataattgtttattattaacgcAAATAAATCATATGCACGAAgtattaatcttttattttttattataatatatttgtttttactttcacattacttcattaatattaaaaatttggtCAAAGAAAAGTAGAGTAAGTACCTAGACTTAAATTGTATCTTGACGCGGAATCGCGTTAgcataataaattcttaaagcAATTAGAAAAGCAACAGTTGGTAAAATAGGTTAATGTGCACCATATTTTTCCTTCATCTTCTTCTAATGCCTCTCCATTAGTGGAGATTTGTCGTCAGCTCAGCGAACCCATTCCTGTCCTGTGCCAAGCGAGAAAGTTGTTCAATTGTTGGCAATAGTGGTCTATTCCCagatttcattttctttgttacgttaaaacaaacgaaaagtgtatatttttaaatatagagaGAAAAGGAAGAAAGTTGCTACTTACTATTATTCGTATAGTTTATATTGTtgagttaaatttatatctagatttaaaattatttttaaaacggttttaagtaaaaacttttttaactttagaaaatagtcttctgttatatatatgtgataaatacagaaaaaaagtGAGTTCTTCTCTACCGTAGAGGcctttatatttctattattaggCGGAGTATTCACCTTAAAGGATTATGTTTGCGCTTGTGCTGGTAGTTGAATACTGAGCGTGAATAGCTGCCTTTATCGACTGGATTCCGGGAACATCTCTTCCCACGCAACAGGGAAGTGCTTTATAACAGGATTTCTAGGTATTCAGTGTTATTCAGCACTATATACATGCGAATTATGGATGTATGGAATTTACTCGCTTTGATAacgaaagttttaaatatattgaaggTGTGAATATAGATATATGACAATGTACTTACTTAGCCCTAGTTTCGTTGAGGTTGTATGAAttgtatatctatatatataaaagaaagttgtgttagttacactatttataactcaagaacggctgaatcgatttgactgaaaattggtgggcaggtagcttagaaccaggaaacggacataggataatttttaccccgttttctattttttatttcgcgcggacggagtcgcgggtaaaagctagtgtataatatatgtactaattagatatactttaaaatatagacATCTCGATGGGTACCGGGAATAAAGCCGCAatcgtaaaaatgaaaatgttcaggaaaaaatatttaatgaaattatggaataactataaaactactgaatatcttaaaataaattatatgtcaccttgttcgttattttttgcctaaagtACTGTTGCAGTTAcaagattgtatattttatccaaataggaaaaaatcgATAAAGATCATATTGCTACTATTTATGTCGAAAGGTTGTTCCCATAATAGCCACTTACAGCTTTGttccacgaaaaaaaaaatgaatgttgatacagtaataatatgttacagcTTTTTTCAGTGTATTATAGGATACACGATGGATACAGTAACCATAGTTTGTGTTCTTATTCCTTGAACTTGATGAGCGTTTTGTGGacggtattcatattttactgtatattcatcgttgtatgttttttttttaatcttgtaTCTTTGCgtgaatatcttatttttattgacagtgcttttattattattatttttttactagaaatataaGAATGGATCATTTAAAGTGGTAGAAATAAAGagcattatgttattattaaacaatcatttattgaatcaaagtagcataattaaaatgacaaattcgtgactttataagacttttttacttatattatccatgaaaattaagaattcctaataaaaaaggtacttatgcttaactttaaaacttgtgctatttaaattaaattattttataaaatgtacctactctaattataataaactaagacTAGTTTATTAGGAACTGTAGGAAATAAACTCATCTAAACCAACATTCGTATTatcttaacataaaaaaaaaattgggtaccaaaatatttaaagcaaaatcacGTCTAAAGACTTGACTCCTGTAGCGGATCCTGTACCTAAGCAGCTTCGTGGGTTCCACATGCCAAAGATTTATAGAAATCGTGATAATATTGTGGAATATCATGACTGTTACAAAGACTCAGTAGATCAGAGTACAGAGGTGATGTACAAATCTGTAACAACTATAGAGGAATAAAGCTCATGTCACACAGTATGAAAGCTTGGGAGAGAGTGGTGGACGGAAGAATAAGAGAGGAGAGTGAGGTAACTCGGAACCAATTTGGGTTTACACCAGGACGGGGGACTACGGATGCCATTTTTGCTATTCGCCAACTTTGCGAGAAATATAGGCGTGTGCATAAAAACCTGCACATGGTGTTTGTAGACCTCGAAAAAGCATACGATAGGGTTCCGAGGAAGGTTTTGTGGTgggctttgaaagtgaaaggagTGCCTGGGAAATACCTGCAACTTATTCGTGCTATGTATTGTCGAGCCAATACACACATCCAGTCTGCTGTTGGCGATAGTGACAGGTTTGGTGTCTCGATAGGCCTACACCAGGGTTCGGCTTTAAGTCCGTATCTCTTCCTCCTGGTAATGGATGCGCTAACATCAGACATACAGGAGGAAGCACCCTGGTGTATGCTTTATGCTGATGACATCGTGCTTGTCGGGGAGGATGAATGCGAGGTGCAGAGCAGGTTGGAAAAATGGCGAGATAAATTGGAGAGTCTTAAAATCAGCAGAaccaaaactgaacatttgttctgcgattttggtggtccgaccagcttttctccaatcgctttaaatggtgttgacctaccaacctgctcagattttaagtacctcggctcactcgtccaatacgatggtggtgttgaccgggatgtgaaaagccgaataaatgcaggttggatgaaacggcgacaggtcaccggtgtgacttgtgatccaagaatgccacccaagcttaagggacagatctacaagtcaatcgtaagacctgtcttattgtacggatctgaatgttgggccaccaaggtttcggatgaaagaagattgcatgtagctgagatgcgtatgctaagatggatgtgtggtgtgacaagaaaagataaagttaagaatgtgcatatcagaggaagtttgaaagtagcgccagttatcgagaaattgaggagcagaaggttagcgtggtttggacatgttatgcggagggatgataatcatataaacaaaaaagtaatgagattgaatgtggatggctataaaggtagaggaagaccaaagaaagtatggatggattgtgtgaaagaggatatgcgtaagaagggggtaaattcagatatgacgtctgatagagatgtatggaagagtagtacatattgtgccgaccctccatagggataagggcaggttgatgatgatgatgatttaagtacatgtcatttgtaaaatatcagaaaacaaaaattttgataCAGGTACATTAATTCGAATCATGAACAGatgactataaaattgtaaaataattattgtagattattatcttcagtaatacaaataaaataactatagtttGGTAGTCTTGTGcgtgatttaatatttgctgCCATTGAGTAACGACTCAACGATAGTTTAGTAGGTACAGCAATGTTTAGTGCGAATCTGTTAACATCAAAGTAGGTACAGTAATGTATAGTgcgtttaatgtttacatgttttattcccTGGAAGAAAGCCGTAATTACAATTGCTggtctaaaattgaaacaaaaatttcactttcaacataaccgtattgttccagtaatatttttctaaacgtttaccaggaacaaacaattaatgtacaaagtgatttttctatttttgtcatttttcatcagaattaagtaaaaaaaatatataaggtgtATTTAGGTCCGTAGATACCGAATCTGACTTAACCCGAAGACTGTCGCAATATCCATTGTGACATTATTCCAACTACCCATCGATCTATAAAACTCCAGGGAAAATGTGAATTGAATGAATCTTTAATACTGAGAAACAGTGAGTGGAATATTCTATTCAGCcgcgtaacgcccactgctgggcataggcctccccctaAGTACGTCACGATGATCGATCCTGTGCAACCAGCATCCAGGATACtgccgcaaccttgaccagatcatcggtccatctttcggaaggcctgcccacgctgcgtcgatctgcgtggccgccattccagGGATATACTCGAAAGTAACTAAACTACAGAACGGgcaaaaatatagtaaacattcgttttttttggaaatgaaatttattacattggtTTACTTACTGATtattctttgacaaaaaaaaaaatctttactgtAATTAAACTAGTGATAATGTCGACGttgaagtttttaattaaattgtgggcggaattatttaaataagaaattttctCGTTAAGAACTaaagtttaacttttattatctAAGAAACGCCTTTTGCGGAGATGacaaggtatttttttaaaaacaagaatgGTACAATTACTTGATATACAATATTCCTCTTACCTATCTTAGACTTCTTCGGTCGAGTCTTCAGTCACCCATGTCATGCAGCACTATATCCTTCCATCTTATTTTGGGTCTGTTCCTAGATCTGCGACAGAAATTTTGACTTTGTACTACGGatttatattctattatattCAGTACTAACACTTTAACAATTGATACTTCGAAACTTCGTAGACTAATTTCATTTGAAGTTATCGTAACTTTGAAAGTTCATCGACTTAAAGCTTTCAAATCGACAAAAGCTATTTCCAACTTTGTcgatataataacaatttccTATCAGACTTGAAGTGTAACAATTAAGTTTGAAGGCAATATTCGACAGCTTTGCTTTGTAGTAATTAAATACGTTCGTACTgattttagaataattttaaagcaatacTTAATTACTACTTTTGAATCAGCTACTCTATATTCACTATTTCAGCTTATGAATTTCTTagtctttttatattagaattgattttaatttaaaaaaaaaactattccaCCATAGAACAAAGAAGtctaattattacttttagaCTGTATGGTCCTTTTAGTAACTATCATAGATAATTTTGTGACTATTTTATTACTGAAACGCCGACAATATAAAAGGTGATCGATCTATTCAGTTACTTGTCCTTCCTACAAAAGCTCGAGTCTATCGACCTACAATTTGAAATCACTGCTCTACACTTGAGGctttactaaaatgtttatgcGGTTGGCAGATATTGTTTTACGGCATTTAAGCCAAATCTTACTTAAGTTCTATCAAGTTTCTGCATCAgattaagtttataatataaaggaCGCAAAGgatttggaataaaataacaaagtcaTTATGCTCATGAGTAGGTagctatctttattttttttaaattaaaaccaccaataaatacacattttaaaacattaattattattattattaccgaattattaaattgtataataattacgTGATTTTCGCACAAATTCCAAACACGTACGATAACTACGAGGTTAAAATGCCacgtattacaattttatttattgtcaatttttcaattattattgtcATGTACTAAACTGTGGCATTTTACACATCAAAAATGACGCAAGCGCGCCTTTTAttgtcatttatatatttgaatagtgAATAAGTTAGGCGtcaattgatattattaaagatATGATTACTTCATAGGTTTGATATAACTCCAAGATATGTTAaagataaactatttttttaatataagtttaaagATTGAATACAACAATTGACGGCACATCGCGCAATCCATCATCTATCTAGATAGTTTATAtgacagtaaaataatttgtaaaactacAGAATATcgatagaaaattatatataaataaattatgtatacatatttatatactgtAAGAATTGTGACGCCCACGTCtttaatatatagaaatttaaatggaGTTATTGACTTGCTTAAAGCCgttttaaatgtgttatataattttaaagccaAATTTTAGAGTCTGTGAGGTTATGCCGATGGCACACGTCGATACTTATAAGTAGATAGACGTTGAGATACAGTTATATACCTAATACATAAATAGTTAACAACTCCGTAAATACAGCCTTCACCTGCCGTTAGCGACCGCGCCCATCGAGACTTCCGGACTGCGTAACATTCCAGATGTCTCACCATCTCGATCGCCACTCCTAAATCTAAGTccaataatattgaataaacatACTTTGAGATATCTAtacaattatgtattaaacatggaattattttttaaatatacttaaagcattttttttcgCAAAGATCATGTCGATTTGATACCCACAATTGGATTAGCCGTCCTGAGGGCTTTTGTAACAGATATATAATCGTACTTAGCTACTAATcacaacaattattttgtattcagtatttgttttaacacCACTACGAGATTACATTATACAAAGTTAACTGAAAATGAAGGGAGCTATTTCTTGGTATacgtttcattaaattatataaataaacgttaagtaactaaataaatgCTAAATGCTAAAAATAAGAGAtcgtattttcttaaaataattaaaaaatattacagattattatcaagtttttttaatatctaatataaaattaaaatactaaaaaatggAATCTCAGTAATAATGATGAACGAAGATAAgttaacaatgaaaaaactatgtttgtgtatatttggatctatttaaaaattacgttaTTTATGAAGCAGGATTATGTATTttctgtattattatattccaTTCATCAACTTTAggatacttaaaatataacaaagagCAAAAAGCCCtggatattttgttaaaattcatttttatttctcagaAAATACTACACGACTGAGTTAAAAGACGTATATATACCGATAAAAGATGCTTACTAGACAATTTATAAACACTACGTTAATAAAAGgttattcaaattcaaatataatttattgtcgAATTCGTTAACGTCATAGAAATTGACGgtaaattgataatattgtcatatttaattttattgtcctTTTCGGAAGATCCATACTAAGATTACTCATCCGCAGCCTAATGCCTTGGATTACGAACAACTTTGATTCTAAAtcttaaatctataaaaatacaatgcgATTGTTTAAAAAGGGATTAAAAAGATCGCATATCTAGAGAAAACCTCAGCTAGgttgttatgtaaatataaaaaatattgttaacgCTCAGAAGCTCGCAAGGATTAAAGAGAGTCGTTTACGAAGCGAAAGCTTAATAAGGATATGCTTCCGATATGGCCATGTAATACTGATAAGAATTAAAGCCTGCAGAGTTGTACATTTATGAGGATATCCCTCGGAATTTTCCAGAAGTGTCTAGAATGTTGTCGTTTTGGTTAACGGATGCGGGCAGAGTTCAGTAGACGTAGGGGATGAACTCGGGAGTGGGGTAGTCGAAATAGGGATGGTAAAAGGTGCGGCGCACTGGAGGCAGCATCACGTCGGAGTAGCGAGAGAACTGCGACACCTGACGACTACCCATTGGAGGTTTCCtggaatagaaaaataaatttaacattgaaCTAAACTGGGTCTCGAAGATATTTGCAAATAGTTACTAAGGTTCTTGAGTTAACTTACGAAATTTTGGTTTATTCTTTTAGTGTACTAAGTAAAATTACTTACCGTCGTACATTTAATCAGCAGTTCTATATGATTCTAATTTGGGGTTTGGAGAGAGGTAAATGTGAAAAGCAGCAGGTATTCATAGATGTACGAATGTGGAAGAGAGAACGTTAATTATATCACATACTTGGAGTGGCGGCCGCCGTTCTCGTCCGGGGTATAGTCCTGCAGAGGCTGCAGTCCCCGGGGCTCGTTCTCACCGTAGCTTCCATATACGTAATCATcatttctgaaataaaacgCTACATGAACACCTTATCTCACTCAACAGAAAAATTCAAGGCACGAGAAAAATTGTCACGGCTACTTCTGTTGTAACAAATAGACGTATCAAGTCGATTTAGTTcccaaatatatttcaataagtCTTAACTTTAACCGTGGAATTGCTCTGTCAAAACATTATACGAAAACAATTGTCGTCGcactcatttatttaaaaaaaacagagataatttatatctatataatctTTATATGACATGTTACCTTTTACAAATCTCCGTACTACTCATACcctcattatttattgatctTAAATATACTGGAAGTTATCAACTTTTCCTtagtgtttaataaaaatttgtcattCTTTCCTTTCATATTAATAGTTAACTTGAATGAACATTTCGCGTGGAAACGATCCATCATACATTGGATACTTATTCAATTTGTTATTCCGGTGATTTGCCTCAAATTTGCAGTAAAAGATTGATGGAAAGATAACCTCAGaaattatgtagaaaatacgaaagatcatttaaaaatgttgaacgTTGCAATCTTTCAAGACGTagaatttaagaaattatattcaaactagctgtcgcccgtgactccatccgggcgcagttaaaaaatcttaataggggtatgaaaaatagatgttggccgattctcagacctactgaatatgctcacaaaatttcatgagaatcggtcaagctgtttcggaggagtttaaccacaaacgccgctacacgagaattttatatattaaattatggtAAATCATTAATCAGTTACTAGTTAcacgtaaaaattaataatttctttttaacgcacgaaaacttattaaactttatttataggGGACATTGTTCTATTTTACTTTGACCTCAATGCCgtttataaatagatttttcattaaaaaattaagtaggcCGTCTGGTCCCAAAGCACGCCtctagatttataatttttatattaaaaaattatcgtattcgtgacttttatttttattattagaagtGAGTCCTgcgtcgtttttttttaaagttaccaacttgttatttacatttattagaaatacatttgactgaaaatacattgtataaagtaggttttatatgctattattattacgtaaaattaaaaaaaaaaacactactttaaaaaaaaaaatgggatcGTGAATGATATTAATCTGTTAAAACTCGCTAGAGAAGTAAAGATTTTAACGAAAGTTTATTagcgttaatattttttaatttgaatgttcacaataaaaacaaatactattTAATCCTACCTATGTTTTTAGATTTGAGATTCAAATCTTCACATTATAGGTCGGGTCCTTTTAGCTAGAgcaatttaattacaacttcacaatacatatgtatatcacATACCCATGGCCAGAAGTAAGGTCTTTTATTTCTTGCTTTTGTTCAGTTTCGTATTTCCTCTGCAGCTCCCGGACGTGCTCCTGTCTGATCAGTTTCTTCAGCGCCTCAAATCTAAGAGAAATTTACTCtaatattattcttaattACTCTAAGTCACTCTAAATATATCACATATTCATAAACGGAGATACAAAATTACGGTTTGACAGATTTCTCTGCTTTGGTGTGTTGAAATCTGATgtagttaataattttgtcaccttaataataattttagatagTGGGATGTTCGATTGTAGTCTAATTCGATCTGGTTAAGGTAGTAAtggcttttttttaatgaggtGAGGCCATTACCGGTCTCGTTGCGGAGGCACCATGAAAGAAGGCTGTCCGCGGGGGCGGGAGGGGCCGGGGTAGCGCAGGATCTTGCCCGAGGAGTGTGGCACGTTCAACATTCCGAACATCTGGAACAAATTCTTAAATTTACCTTACGTAaattctttttcatttataaatttacgaaCTTTATTACGATTAAAGATTTTGTAAACGCAGATGTGATATATTACTatagaatttgtttttttctatgttattttttacctcATCATAATCCGGTGTGCGCACAACATTCGGTGGAGCTTTGGTGACAACTCGGCCGTAAGCCTCGCGCGGCATCGCCTGATACTGGTATCGGAACCTACAACAAAGGAATGATCTTAATGATTTCCTAAAGGTATTTAGTTACCTTTAGTTATtgactaaaattttatagacTACACTGTCACTTTTTAATCATATGTTTTTAATCATAGCTGTTACATTACGTCTTATGGTTTACCTTGGATTGAAGGACAGATATATTATCAAGGATCTTTATAACGTTTATGAAAATGAATAACGTTCCATCTAAAGACTATCTAAAAGTTTGTTCTAATTTTATACACGGTCAACAAATGAATGCTTTACGAAGGACTCCGATTTTAATACTCTTTACTTTGAAACAATGTGGCTATTGTTAGGGGCGTTGTATTCACGCCTACGAAACACTTCGCTTATAACTGTGGGTCGAGGCGATATTTACACCGAGTGAATGGAATCTTTTAACGAAATACGACAAAATGAATGTTGAtttgtaaaaagtaataaatgaatactttactaaatgaaatataacaatacgAATGTTAAGAGGAAATT is a window from the Papilio machaon chromosome 23, ilPapMach1.1, whole genome shotgun sequence genome containing:
- the LOC106708967 gene encoding uncharacterized protein LOC106708967, which encodes MWSVWRAWCVLALLGGVLAQRIDQDAVLSPRPRARDRDITKPDEPTCDQLKAMWRFSKRQARAPEIMNEVSTYRDPLMYNEWPVYTAMPRAAPRFRYQYQAMPREAYGRVVTKAPPNVVRTPDYDEMFGMLNVPHSSGKILRYPGPSRPRGQPSFMVPPQRDRFEALKKLIRQEHVRELQRKYETEQKQEIKDLTSGHGNDDYVYGSYGENEPRGLQPLQDYTPDENGGRHSKKPPMGSRQVSQFSRYSDVMLPPVRRTFYHPYFDYPTPEFIPYVY